A window from Chroicocephalus ridibundus chromosome 11, bChrRid1.1, whole genome shotgun sequence encodes these proteins:
- the BRD8 gene encoding bromodomain-containing protein 8 isoform X5, with translation MAAGTGKHKLLSAGPTEPWSIREKLCLASSVMRSGDQNWVSVSRAIKPFAEPGRPPDWFSQKHCASQYSELLETTETPKRKRGEKGEVVETVEDVIVRKLTAERVEELKKIIKETQEKYRQLKKDAELIQAGHMDNRLEELCNEIMIKKKMEEEEAEVKRKATDAAYQARQAIKNPPRRLTGVMVRSPAGSTSPGGEYALGDLSQPAVDEASPGVTPGTLPSTPVASFIGIPDTPPGSAPLDAPMTPVTDDSPQKKMLGQKATPPPSPLLSELLKKGSLLPTSPRLVGESEMAVASGHMNSSGVLLEVGSVLPVLHSGEMQSAPGAVPASPAASGAPTLSRLLEAGPAQFTSPLASFSAVASEPPAKLLPPPVEPVPQATIVMMPTLSAPSVVPPAAAPESVATVSQPEACVSMEAVSDSHTVTVSMDSSEISMIIDSIKKECLGSGAGSTAGSSKDHCIDGKEDLDLAEKMDIAVSYTGEELDFDTVGNIIAIIEDKVDDHPEVLDAAVVEAALSSFCEDTDDPQTLPGPWEHSIRQEHEKQAQIPQVSVTVKQERLECEEPEAKGIRDLMGIGELGSEIKTEPAEQEQNQLGSEETVPAAARATETPELRSQEVEEDQRAAVAAAETSEIEIESAKGEDAVHSTVKIETPPDDDSSPPQVPNVSEDSSQADVQHKFELSESMKEEAQALFRSQMKDGQGEEDDEDGASEAASLEEPKEEDQGEGYLSEMDNEPPVSESDDGFSVHNAPLQSHTLADSIPSSPASSQFSVCSEDQEAIQAQKIWKKAIMLVWRAAANHRYANVFLQPVTDDIAPGYHSIVQRPMDLSTIKKNIENGLIRTTAEFQRDIMLMFQNAVMYNSSDHDVYHMAVEMQRDVLEQIQQFLATQLIMQTSESGISAKSLRGRDSTRKQDASEKDSVPMGSPAFLLSLFDGGTRGRRCAIEADMKMKK, from the exons atggcggcggggaCGGGCA AGCACAAGCTGCTGAGCGCCGGCCCCACGGAGCCCTGGTCCATCCGCGAGAAGCTCTGCCTGGCCTCCTCCGTCATGCGGAGCGGGGACCAGAACTG GGTCTCAGTCAGCAGAGCTATCAAACCTTTTGCAGAGCCAGGACGCCCACCAGACTGGTTTTCCCAAAAG cACTGTGCATCTCAGTATTCAGAGCTCTTGGAGACTACAGAGACCCCTAA GAGAAAACGTGGTGAGAAGGGAGAAGTTGTGGAAACTGTGGAAGATGTTATTGTGCGGAAACTGACTGCAGAACGAGTTGAGGAgttgaagaaaattattaaagaaacACAGGAGAAATACAG GCAACTCAAGAAGGATGCAGAGCTGATCCAGGCTGGACACATGGATAACAGACTGGAGGAGCTGTGCAATGAGATTATGAT aaagaaaaaaatggaagaggaggaggcagaagtcaAGAGGAAGGCTACAGATGCTGCTTATCAGG cTCGTCAGGCCATTAAGAATCCGCCACGACGATTAACGGGTGTGATGGTTCGCTCCCCTGCAGGCTCAACCTCCCCTGGGGGAGAATATGCTCTGGGAGATCTGTCTCAGCCCGCTGTGGATGAGGCCAGTCCAGGG gtCACTCCAGGGACATTGCCCAGCACCCCAGTTGCCTCCTTCATTGGAATCCCTGACAcccctccaggctctgctcccctGGATGCCCCCATGACCCCAGTCACTGATGATTCACCCCAGAAAAAGATGCTAGGACAAAAAGCAACTCcgcctccttcccctctgctctcagaGCTGCTGAAGAAGGGCAGTCTCCTGCCCACAAGCCCCAGGCTG GTTGGTGAAAGCGAAATGGCAGTGGCTTCTGGTCACATGAACAGCTCGGGAGTCCTGCTGGAGGTAGGAAGCGTCCTTCCAGTGCTGCACAGTGGGGAAATGCAGTCGGCACCTGGTGCTGTCCCTGCATCTCCTGCTGCTTCAG GTGCTCCTACGCTTTCCCGGCTTTTAGAAGCTGGTCCTGCACAGTTCACCTCACCTCTTGCTTCCTTCTCCGCTGTTGCCAGCGAACCTCCAGCTAAGCTCCTGCCACCCCCCGTAGAGCCTGTGCCTCAGGCAACCATTGTCATGATGCCCACGCTGTCAGCACCATCCGTTGTGccaccagctgcagctccagAAAGCGTAGCCACAG TGAGCCAGCCAGAAGCCTGTGTTTCCATGGAGGCAGTATCTGATTCCCATACTGTGACAGTATCCATGGACAGCAGTGAAATATCCATGATCATTGATTCCATCAAGAAAGAGTGCCTGGGTTCtggggctggcagcactgcagggtCTTCCAAAGATCACTGCATAGATGGGAAAGAAGACCTGGATTTGGCTGAGAAAATGGATATTGCAGTGTCCTATACGGGGGAAGAGCTGGACTTCGATACAGTTGGAAATATTATAGCCATCATTGAGGACAAG GTAGATGACCACCCTGAAGTTCTGGATGCAGCAGTCGTCGAAGCTgctctgtcttctttctgtgAAGATACTGATGACCCTCAGACCCTGCCTGGCCCATGGGAACACTCAATTCGTCAGGAGCATGAGAAACAGGCCCAGATACCCCAAGTATCTGTGACTGTGAAGCAGGAGAGACTGGAGTGTGAGGAGCCAGAGGCAAAGGGAATTCGAGACCTAATGGGCATTGGAGAGCTGGGATCGGAAATAAAGACAGaacctgcagagcaggagcagaaTCAGCTGGGCTCTGAGGAAACTGTACCAGCAGCTGCAAGAGCGACAGAAACACCAGAGCTTAGAAGTCAAGAGGTAGAAGAGGATCAAAGAGCAGCTGTAGCAGCAGCAGAGACTTCTGAAATTGAGATAGAATCGGCCAAGGGAGAAGATGCAGTGCACAGTACAGTGAAGATAGAG ACCCCACCTGATGATGATTCATCCCCTCCACAAGTCCCAAATGTGAGTGAAGACTCCTCACAGGCTGATGTTCAGCACAAATTTGAGCTGTCAG agTCAATGAAGGAGGAGGCCCAAGCCCTGTTTAGGAGTCAGATGAAG GATGGGCAGGGTGAAGAGGATGATGAGGATGGTGCCAGTGAGGCTGCTAGTTTGGAGGAACCCAAAGAAGAAGATCAGGGTGAGGGATATCTATCGGAGATGGATAACGAACCTCCTGTGAGTGAGAGCGATGATGGCTTCAGTGTCCATAACGCACCTTTGCAGTCTCACACGCTCGCCGACTCCATCCCCAGCAGCCCGGCCTCCTCACAGTT ctcaGTGTGCAGTGAGGACCAGGAAGCAATACAGGCCCAGAAGATCTGGAAGAAAGCCATCATGCTAGTTTGGAGAGCAGCAGCTAATCACAG GTACGCCAACGTCTTCCTGCAGCCCGTAACTGACGATATAGCACCAGGCTACCACAGTATTGTGCAGAG GCCAATGGATTTATCTACCATCAAAAAGAACATTGAGAATGGTCTGATACGAACCACAGCTGAGTTCCAGCGTGATATTATGCTGATGTTTCAAAATGCAGTTATGTACAACAGCTCTGACCATGATGTGTACCACATGGCTGTGGAGATGCAGCGAGACGTCCTGGAGCAGATCCAG CAATTTCTGGCCACGCAGCTGATCATGCAAACATCGGAGTCAGGGATCAGTGCAAAGAGCCTGCGTGGGCGAGACTCCACTCGCAAGCAAGATGCTTCGGAGAAG GACAGTGTGCCAAtgggctctcctgccttccttctctctctcttt GATGGCGGCACCAGAGGGCGTCGCTGTGCCATCGAGGCAGACATGAAGATGAAGAAATGA
- the BRD8 gene encoding bromodomain-containing protein 8 isoform X4, translated as MAAGTGKHKLLSAGPTEPWSIREKLCLASSVMRSGDQNWVSVSRAIKPFAEPGRPPDWFSQKHCASQYSELLETTETPKRKRGEKGEVVETVEDVIVRKLTAERVEELKKIIKETQEKYRQLKKDAELIQAGHMDNRLEELCNEIMIKKKMEEEEAEVKRKATDAAYQARQAIKNPPRRLTGVMVRSPAGSTSPGGEYALGDLSQPAVDEASPGVTPGTLPSTPVASFIGIPDTPPGSAPLDAPMTPVTDDSPQKKMLGQKATPPPSPLLSELLKKGSLLPTSPRLVGESEMAVASGHMNSSGVLLEVGSVLPVLHSGEMQSAPGAVPASPAASGAPTLSRLLEAGPAQFTSPLASFSAVASEPPAKLLPPPVEPVPQATIVMMPTLSAPSVVPPAAAPESVATVSQPEACVSMEAVSDSHTVTVSMDSSEISMIIDSIKKECLGSGAGSTAGSSKDHCIDGKEDLDLAEKMDIAVSYTGEELDFDTVGNIIAIIEDKVDDHPEVLDAAVVEAALSSFCEDTDDPQTLPGPWEHSIRQEHEKQAQIPQVSVTVKQERLECEEPEAKGIRDLMGIGELGSEIKTEPAEQEQNQLGSEETVPAAARATETPELRSQEVEEDQRAAVAAAETSEIEIESAKGEDAVHSTVKIETPPDDDSSPPQVPNVSEDSSQADVQHKFELSESMKEEAQALFRSQMKDGQGEEDDEDGASEAASLEEPKEEDQGEGYLSEMDNEPPVSESDDGFSVHNAPLQSHTLADSIPSSPASSQFSVCSEDQEAIQAQKIWKKAIMLVWRAAANHRYANVFLQPVTDDIAPGYHSIVQRPMDLSTIKKNIENGLIRTTAEFQRDIMLMFQNAVMYNSSDHDVYHMAVEMQRDVLEQIQQFLATQLIMQTSESGISAKSLRGRDSTRKQDASEKVRMLHPVEGHLDSVPMGSPAFLLSLFDGGTRGRRCAIEADMKMKK; from the exons atggcggcggggaCGGGCA AGCACAAGCTGCTGAGCGCCGGCCCCACGGAGCCCTGGTCCATCCGCGAGAAGCTCTGCCTGGCCTCCTCCGTCATGCGGAGCGGGGACCAGAACTG GGTCTCAGTCAGCAGAGCTATCAAACCTTTTGCAGAGCCAGGACGCCCACCAGACTGGTTTTCCCAAAAG cACTGTGCATCTCAGTATTCAGAGCTCTTGGAGACTACAGAGACCCCTAA GAGAAAACGTGGTGAGAAGGGAGAAGTTGTGGAAACTGTGGAAGATGTTATTGTGCGGAAACTGACTGCAGAACGAGTTGAGGAgttgaagaaaattattaaagaaacACAGGAGAAATACAG GCAACTCAAGAAGGATGCAGAGCTGATCCAGGCTGGACACATGGATAACAGACTGGAGGAGCTGTGCAATGAGATTATGAT aaagaaaaaaatggaagaggaggaggcagaagtcaAGAGGAAGGCTACAGATGCTGCTTATCAGG cTCGTCAGGCCATTAAGAATCCGCCACGACGATTAACGGGTGTGATGGTTCGCTCCCCTGCAGGCTCAACCTCCCCTGGGGGAGAATATGCTCTGGGAGATCTGTCTCAGCCCGCTGTGGATGAGGCCAGTCCAGGG gtCACTCCAGGGACATTGCCCAGCACCCCAGTTGCCTCCTTCATTGGAATCCCTGACAcccctccaggctctgctcccctGGATGCCCCCATGACCCCAGTCACTGATGATTCACCCCAGAAAAAGATGCTAGGACAAAAAGCAACTCcgcctccttcccctctgctctcagaGCTGCTGAAGAAGGGCAGTCTCCTGCCCACAAGCCCCAGGCTG GTTGGTGAAAGCGAAATGGCAGTGGCTTCTGGTCACATGAACAGCTCGGGAGTCCTGCTGGAGGTAGGAAGCGTCCTTCCAGTGCTGCACAGTGGGGAAATGCAGTCGGCACCTGGTGCTGTCCCTGCATCTCCTGCTGCTTCAG GTGCTCCTACGCTTTCCCGGCTTTTAGAAGCTGGTCCTGCACAGTTCACCTCACCTCTTGCTTCCTTCTCCGCTGTTGCCAGCGAACCTCCAGCTAAGCTCCTGCCACCCCCCGTAGAGCCTGTGCCTCAGGCAACCATTGTCATGATGCCCACGCTGTCAGCACCATCCGTTGTGccaccagctgcagctccagAAAGCGTAGCCACAG TGAGCCAGCCAGAAGCCTGTGTTTCCATGGAGGCAGTATCTGATTCCCATACTGTGACAGTATCCATGGACAGCAGTGAAATATCCATGATCATTGATTCCATCAAGAAAGAGTGCCTGGGTTCtggggctggcagcactgcagggtCTTCCAAAGATCACTGCATAGATGGGAAAGAAGACCTGGATTTGGCTGAGAAAATGGATATTGCAGTGTCCTATACGGGGGAAGAGCTGGACTTCGATACAGTTGGAAATATTATAGCCATCATTGAGGACAAG GTAGATGACCACCCTGAAGTTCTGGATGCAGCAGTCGTCGAAGCTgctctgtcttctttctgtgAAGATACTGATGACCCTCAGACCCTGCCTGGCCCATGGGAACACTCAATTCGTCAGGAGCATGAGAAACAGGCCCAGATACCCCAAGTATCTGTGACTGTGAAGCAGGAGAGACTGGAGTGTGAGGAGCCAGAGGCAAAGGGAATTCGAGACCTAATGGGCATTGGAGAGCTGGGATCGGAAATAAAGACAGaacctgcagagcaggagcagaaTCAGCTGGGCTCTGAGGAAACTGTACCAGCAGCTGCAAGAGCGACAGAAACACCAGAGCTTAGAAGTCAAGAGGTAGAAGAGGATCAAAGAGCAGCTGTAGCAGCAGCAGAGACTTCTGAAATTGAGATAGAATCGGCCAAGGGAGAAGATGCAGTGCACAGTACAGTGAAGATAGAG ACCCCACCTGATGATGATTCATCCCCTCCACAAGTCCCAAATGTGAGTGAAGACTCCTCACAGGCTGATGTTCAGCACAAATTTGAGCTGTCAG agTCAATGAAGGAGGAGGCCCAAGCCCTGTTTAGGAGTCAGATGAAG GATGGGCAGGGTGAAGAGGATGATGAGGATGGTGCCAGTGAGGCTGCTAGTTTGGAGGAACCCAAAGAAGAAGATCAGGGTGAGGGATATCTATCGGAGATGGATAACGAACCTCCTGTGAGTGAGAGCGATGATGGCTTCAGTGTCCATAACGCACCTTTGCAGTCTCACACGCTCGCCGACTCCATCCCCAGCAGCCCGGCCTCCTCACAGTT ctcaGTGTGCAGTGAGGACCAGGAAGCAATACAGGCCCAGAAGATCTGGAAGAAAGCCATCATGCTAGTTTGGAGAGCAGCAGCTAATCACAG GTACGCCAACGTCTTCCTGCAGCCCGTAACTGACGATATAGCACCAGGCTACCACAGTATTGTGCAGAG GCCAATGGATTTATCTACCATCAAAAAGAACATTGAGAATGGTCTGATACGAACCACAGCTGAGTTCCAGCGTGATATTATGCTGATGTTTCAAAATGCAGTTATGTACAACAGCTCTGACCATGATGTGTACCACATGGCTGTGGAGATGCAGCGAGACGTCCTGGAGCAGATCCAG CAATTTCTGGCCACGCAGCTGATCATGCAAACATCGGAGTCAGGGATCAGTGCAAAGAGCCTGCGTGGGCGAGACTCCACTCGCAAGCAAGATGCTTCGGAGAAGGTGAGAAtgctgcaccctgtggaagggcaCTTG GACAGTGTGCCAAtgggctctcctgccttccttctctctctcttt GATGGCGGCACCAGAGGGCGTCGCTGTGCCATCGAGGCAGACATGAAGATGAAGAAATGA
- the BRD8 gene encoding bromodomain-containing protein 8 isoform X2 → MAAGTGKHKLLSAGPTEPWSIREKLCLASSVMRSGDQNWVSVSRAIKPFAEPGRPPDWFSQKHCASQYSELLETTETPKRKRGEKGEVVETVEDVIVRKLTAERVEELKKIIKETQEKYRQLKKDAELIQAGHMDNRLEELCNEIMIKKKMEEEEAEVKRKATDAAYQARQAIKNPPRRLTGVMVRSPAGSTSPGGEYALGDLSQPAVDEASPGVTPGTLPSTPVASFIGIPDTPPGSAPLDAPMTPVTDDSPQKKMLGQKATPPPSPLLSELLKKGSLLPTSPRLVGESEMAVASGHMNSSGVLLEVGSVLPVLHSGEMQSAPGAVPASPAASGAPTLSRLLEAGPAQFTSPLASFSAVASEPPAKLLPPPVEPVPQATIVMMPTLSAPSVVPPAAAPESVATVSQPEACVSMEAVSDSHTVTVSMDSSEISMIIDSIKKECLGSGAGSTAGSSKDHCIDGKEDLDLAEKMDIAVSYTGEELDFDTVGNIIAIIEDKVDDHPEVLDAAVVEAALSSFCEDTDDPQTLPGPWEHSIRQEHEKQAQIPQVSVTVKQERLECEEPEAKGIRDLMGIGELGSEIKTEPAEQEQNQLGSEETVPAAARATETPELRSQEVEEDQRAAVAAAETSEIEIESAKGEDAVHSTVKIETPPDDDSSPPQVPNVSEDSSQADVQHKFELSESMKEEAQALFRSQMKDGQGEEDDEDGASEAASLEEPKEEDQGEGYLSEMDNEPPVSESDDGFSVHNAPLQSHTLADSIPSSPASSQFSVCSEDQEAIQAQKIWKKAIMLVWRAAANHRYANVFLQPVTDDIAPGYHSIVQRPMDLSTIKKNIENGLIRTTAEFQRDIMLMFQNAVMYNSSDHDVYHMAVEMQRDVLEQIQQFLATQLIMQTSESGISAKSLRGRDSTRKQDASEKDSVPMGSPAFLLSLFTEEYSGRVSMSARGRGQRIKGSSQLAFCSWKGAVRRN, encoded by the exons atggcggcggggaCGGGCA AGCACAAGCTGCTGAGCGCCGGCCCCACGGAGCCCTGGTCCATCCGCGAGAAGCTCTGCCTGGCCTCCTCCGTCATGCGGAGCGGGGACCAGAACTG GGTCTCAGTCAGCAGAGCTATCAAACCTTTTGCAGAGCCAGGACGCCCACCAGACTGGTTTTCCCAAAAG cACTGTGCATCTCAGTATTCAGAGCTCTTGGAGACTACAGAGACCCCTAA GAGAAAACGTGGTGAGAAGGGAGAAGTTGTGGAAACTGTGGAAGATGTTATTGTGCGGAAACTGACTGCAGAACGAGTTGAGGAgttgaagaaaattattaaagaaacACAGGAGAAATACAG GCAACTCAAGAAGGATGCAGAGCTGATCCAGGCTGGACACATGGATAACAGACTGGAGGAGCTGTGCAATGAGATTATGAT aaagaaaaaaatggaagaggaggaggcagaagtcaAGAGGAAGGCTACAGATGCTGCTTATCAGG cTCGTCAGGCCATTAAGAATCCGCCACGACGATTAACGGGTGTGATGGTTCGCTCCCCTGCAGGCTCAACCTCCCCTGGGGGAGAATATGCTCTGGGAGATCTGTCTCAGCCCGCTGTGGATGAGGCCAGTCCAGGG gtCACTCCAGGGACATTGCCCAGCACCCCAGTTGCCTCCTTCATTGGAATCCCTGACAcccctccaggctctgctcccctGGATGCCCCCATGACCCCAGTCACTGATGATTCACCCCAGAAAAAGATGCTAGGACAAAAAGCAACTCcgcctccttcccctctgctctcagaGCTGCTGAAGAAGGGCAGTCTCCTGCCCACAAGCCCCAGGCTG GTTGGTGAAAGCGAAATGGCAGTGGCTTCTGGTCACATGAACAGCTCGGGAGTCCTGCTGGAGGTAGGAAGCGTCCTTCCAGTGCTGCACAGTGGGGAAATGCAGTCGGCACCTGGTGCTGTCCCTGCATCTCCTGCTGCTTCAG GTGCTCCTACGCTTTCCCGGCTTTTAGAAGCTGGTCCTGCACAGTTCACCTCACCTCTTGCTTCCTTCTCCGCTGTTGCCAGCGAACCTCCAGCTAAGCTCCTGCCACCCCCCGTAGAGCCTGTGCCTCAGGCAACCATTGTCATGATGCCCACGCTGTCAGCACCATCCGTTGTGccaccagctgcagctccagAAAGCGTAGCCACAG TGAGCCAGCCAGAAGCCTGTGTTTCCATGGAGGCAGTATCTGATTCCCATACTGTGACAGTATCCATGGACAGCAGTGAAATATCCATGATCATTGATTCCATCAAGAAAGAGTGCCTGGGTTCtggggctggcagcactgcagggtCTTCCAAAGATCACTGCATAGATGGGAAAGAAGACCTGGATTTGGCTGAGAAAATGGATATTGCAGTGTCCTATACGGGGGAAGAGCTGGACTTCGATACAGTTGGAAATATTATAGCCATCATTGAGGACAAG GTAGATGACCACCCTGAAGTTCTGGATGCAGCAGTCGTCGAAGCTgctctgtcttctttctgtgAAGATACTGATGACCCTCAGACCCTGCCTGGCCCATGGGAACACTCAATTCGTCAGGAGCATGAGAAACAGGCCCAGATACCCCAAGTATCTGTGACTGTGAAGCAGGAGAGACTGGAGTGTGAGGAGCCAGAGGCAAAGGGAATTCGAGACCTAATGGGCATTGGAGAGCTGGGATCGGAAATAAAGACAGaacctgcagagcaggagcagaaTCAGCTGGGCTCTGAGGAAACTGTACCAGCAGCTGCAAGAGCGACAGAAACACCAGAGCTTAGAAGTCAAGAGGTAGAAGAGGATCAAAGAGCAGCTGTAGCAGCAGCAGAGACTTCTGAAATTGAGATAGAATCGGCCAAGGGAGAAGATGCAGTGCACAGTACAGTGAAGATAGAG ACCCCACCTGATGATGATTCATCCCCTCCACAAGTCCCAAATGTGAGTGAAGACTCCTCACAGGCTGATGTTCAGCACAAATTTGAGCTGTCAG agTCAATGAAGGAGGAGGCCCAAGCCCTGTTTAGGAGTCAGATGAAG GATGGGCAGGGTGAAGAGGATGATGAGGATGGTGCCAGTGAGGCTGCTAGTTTGGAGGAACCCAAAGAAGAAGATCAGGGTGAGGGATATCTATCGGAGATGGATAACGAACCTCCTGTGAGTGAGAGCGATGATGGCTTCAGTGTCCATAACGCACCTTTGCAGTCTCACACGCTCGCCGACTCCATCCCCAGCAGCCCGGCCTCCTCACAGTT ctcaGTGTGCAGTGAGGACCAGGAAGCAATACAGGCCCAGAAGATCTGGAAGAAAGCCATCATGCTAGTTTGGAGAGCAGCAGCTAATCACAG GTACGCCAACGTCTTCCTGCAGCCCGTAACTGACGATATAGCACCAGGCTACCACAGTATTGTGCAGAG GCCAATGGATTTATCTACCATCAAAAAGAACATTGAGAATGGTCTGATACGAACCACAGCTGAGTTCCAGCGTGATATTATGCTGATGTTTCAAAATGCAGTTATGTACAACAGCTCTGACCATGATGTGTACCACATGGCTGTGGAGATGCAGCGAGACGTCCTGGAGCAGATCCAG CAATTTCTGGCCACGCAGCTGATCATGCAAACATCGGAGTCAGGGATCAGTGCAAAGAGCCTGCGTGGGCGAGACTCCACTCGCAAGCAAGATGCTTCGGAGAAG GACAGTGTGCCAAtgggctctcctgccttccttctctctctcttt ACAGAGGAGTACTCCGGGAGAGTCAGCATGTCAGCCAGAGGGAGAGGGCAGCGGATCAAAGGAAGCTCTCAGCTCGCCTTCTGCTCATGGAAAGGAGCTGTGCGGAGAAACTAG